The proteins below come from a single Takifugu flavidus isolate HTHZ2018 chromosome 6, ASM371156v2, whole genome shotgun sequence genomic window:
- the LOC130527880 gene encoding LOW QUALITY PROTEIN: palmitoyltransferase ZDHHC5-A-like (The sequence of the model RefSeq protein was modified relative to this genomic sequence to represent the inferred CDS: inserted 1 base in 1 codon) has translation MPGGSSQSGGRVPSSSPLPHAVVPHSRPLRPSRYVPVSAATFFLVGSTTLFFCFTCPWLSEHFSVAVPIYNGVIFLFVLANFCMATFMDPGIFPRAEEDEDKEDDFRAPLYKTVEIRGIQVRMKWCSTCRFYRPPRCSHCSVCDNCVEDFDHHCPWVNNCIGRRNYRYFFLFLLSLTAHIMAVFGFGLLFILCHRHNFDYLHSIVTLAVMCVAGLFFIPVAGLTGFHIVLVARGRTTNEQVTGKFRGGVNPFTNGCWKNVSHVLCRSQAPRYLGRRKGSQSVCVQPPFLRPQLTEAQLAAKILDNGIQVVPHRSKSSLEMMESQSCDAEPPPPPKPELRYPGITRGNAEECSLLKKAPPTPTMYKYRPSYSPGENHTVLTHAYANQLSREESVGSARDSTSSTSSLLQASQQPGFRSQPSLDRKDASSGGGDRREGGREGVGGIPGYSLGGHSYPSFSDPTVLSEVASRSSSSTHTSTGTGNLSETTTASVSFKSFANQTPPPHHPSRNGSLSYDSLLAGDEEFRKGXGVSPGRACTAAAAGYSSPFMSSQKRVADMSSQSPHHHHSSHHHHHHPFLHRSSSTSSSPPPPQERDHVLAEPHHLPANKALAPSSSSALSPPHHHHHHHHSRHHHHHSHHHHHSSSSRPPRFAVPHSVPHPYRTRSTDTPLGSASTTHPPHSPHPPPLGKSLSYSSAAAAELQYQLVRKASASAGANAAGVGGGGGMGGGGIQAPKDELVQMKPLSRTNCSQLFSSSSCSAPSSPSHLAGASTRPGVACPGSTLMPSPAHNCQAGGLKKAAGVGGTTYEISV, from the exons ATGCCAGGTGGCAGCAGTCAAAGTGGAGGGCGGGTTCCATCCTCATCTCCACTCCCCCACGCCGTCGTTCCTCACAGCAGACCCCTGCGTCCCTCTCGGTATGTCCCGGTGTCGGCGGCCACTTTCTTCCTCGTTGGCTCCACCacgctcttcttctgcttcac CTGCCCGTGGCTTTCTGAGCACTTCTCAGTGGCTGTACCCATCTACAATGGAGtcatcttcctgtttgttctggCTAACTTCTGTATGGCCACCTTTATGGACCCGGGCATCTTTCCAAGAG CTGAAGAGGACGAGGATAAGGAGGATGATTTCCGCGCACCCCTCTACAAGACGGTGGAGATCAGAGGGATCCAGGTTAGAATGAAGTGGTGTTCCACCTGCCGTTTCTACAGGCCCCCTCGATGTTCCCACTGCTCAGTCTGTGACAACTGTGTTGAG GACTTTGATCACCACTGTCCATGGGTGAACAACTGTATCGGCAGGAGGAACTACCGatacttcttcctcttccttctgtcaCTGACGGCGCACATCATGGCCGTGTTTGGCTTTGGCTTGCTCTTTATACTCTGTCATCGCCACAACTTCGACTACCTGCACTCCATTGTCAC GTTGGCTGTAATGTGTGTTGCAGGCCTGTTCTTCATTCCTGTTGCTGGTCTCACTGGTTTTCACATAGTACTTGTGGCCAGAGGCAGAACCACCAATGAACAG GTAACAGGAAAATTCCGAGGAGGAGTTAATCCGTTCACCAATGGCTGTTGGAAGAATGTTTCTCACGTCCTGTGTAGATCACAAGCACCCAG GTATCTGGGCAGGAGGAAGGGTAGCCAGAGCGTTTGTGTGCAGCCACCATTTCTGCGTCCACAGCTCACTGAAGCTCAGCTGGCTGCAAAGATCCTGGACAACGGCATACAGGTGGTCCCACACCGG TCCAAGTCCAGTCTGGAGATGATGGAAAGCCAGTCATGTGACGCTgagccgccgcctcctccgaAACCAGAGCTCCGCTACCCTGGGATCACCAGAGGAAACGCTGAGG AGTGCAGTCTGCTGAAAAAAGCCCCTCCGACTCCAACTATGTACAAATACAGACCCAGCTACAGCCCAGGAGAGAACCACACAGTTCTCACTCATGCTTATGCCAACCAG TTGAGTCGAGAAGAGAGTGTTGGAAGCGCCAGAgattccacctcctccacgtcctccctcctccaggccagTCAGCAGCCTGGCTTTCGCTCCCAGCCTAGTCTCGACCGTAAGGACGCTTCATCAGGGGGAGGTGATAGGAGGGAAGGAGGCCGAGAGGGAGTAGGAGGCATCCCCGGATACTCCCTTGGAGGGCATTCGTACCCCTCCTTTTCAGACCCCACCGTCCTGTCCGAAGTGGCGTCGCGATCTTCTAGCTCCACGCACACGTCAACAGGCACTGGCAACCTCTCTGAGACGACCACGGCCTCAGTTAGTTTCAAGAGCTTTGCCAATCAgacgccccccccacaccacccgTCCCGCAACGGCAGCCTTTCCTACGACAGTCTGCTGGCAGGCGATGAGGAGTTTCGCAAAG CCGGAGTTTCCCCGGGCAGAgcctgcacagctgcagccgccgGCTACAGCTCACCGTTCATGTCTTCCCAGAAGAGGGTTGCCGACATGTCCTCCCAgtctccccaccaccaccactcctcccaccaccatcaccaccaccccttCCTCCATCggtcctcctccacatcctcctcccCACCGCCTCCCCAGGAGAGAGACCACGTGCTGGCGGAGCCCCACCATTTGCCTGCCAACAAGGCCTTggctccctcttcctcctctgccctgtcccccccacaccaccaccatcaccaccaccactctcgccatcaccaccaccactcccaccatcaccaccactccTCCAGCTCGCGCCCCCCGCGCTTTGCCGTCCCTCATTCAGTGCCCCACCCTTACCGCACACGCTCCACCGACACCCCGTTGGGCTCCGCCTCCACGACTCACCCGCCCCactcccctcacccccctcccctgggTAAATCACTCTCTTACTCgagtgccgccgccgccgaatTGCAATACCAACTGGTCCGGAAGGCCTCGGCATCAGCTGGAGCCAATGCAGCGGGggtaggaggaggtggagggatgggaggaggaggaatacaAGCGCCAAA GGATGAACTGGTTCAGATGAAACCGCTAAGTCGGACCAACTGCAGccagctcttctcctcttcctcctgctctgcccCTTCCTCCCCATCTCACCTGGCTGGTGCGTCTACTCGACCGGGGGTGGCCTGTCCTGGCTCAACACTGATGCCGAGTCCTGCACACAACTGTCAAGCTGGAGGATTAAAGAAGGCGGCCGGCGTCGGTGGCACCACCTATGAGATATCTGTGTGA
- the LOC130527886 gene encoding dual specificity testis-specific protein kinase 2-like, with amino-acid sequence MDFHTECSFCDPEDGLEEPPLHSIHAPNRMRPSSYRALRSAVSSLARIDDFFCEKIGSGFFSEVFKVQHRITGQVMALKMNTLASNKANMLREVQLMNRLCHPNILRFLGVCVHEGQLHALTEYINGGNLEQLLDSDLYLSWSARIRLSLDIARGLHYLHSKGVFHRDLTSKNCLVRCENGTFTAVVGDFGLAEKIPDYSDDAGKQPLAIVGSPYWMAPEVLRGELYNEKVDVFAYGIILCEIIARIEADPDILPRTEDFGLHVDAFARMVGDCPAALFNLAVSCCNMSAEKRPCFADIVVELEAMNEGEEKPAALETPEVDVSPYRRRSSPCYPGNRNHQSQGLARSQSDVLRPAGFTSPHHGTPARVNPFSLRQDLNGGRCKLLDTPSKSVISLTFTLPALRDPCAPQHLCRSLPRRCQSLPCTPELGRSLSLSREVDGLELEEGGVRRTGAWVEGDNGRDEERVKNGILPGDEAEGSKSTRKEVTLEDDSGLLELGTLSLERLEEEEEASVRLTEPMDCTKSPIESICDKPSATSSSAFQTNGWTLPVFSGPPLLPPLPRLDNNNRLAAMMGRRCGGGGASNSYSEGHFMTSDPGGTSEQDDVVSCPSCCLVGLNFPSVCLRGSAAVPAQRQRASLLCRRSYRNLNGPISGSSSSTPTTAPPSVRVLLCRGTNGLGGAGLSLPHETGQSLPEAQTYVS; translated from the exons ATGGACTTCCACACAGAGTGTTCCTTCTGTGATCCAGAGGACGGGCTGGAGGAGCCGCCGCTCCACAGCATTCACGCGCCCAACAGGATGCGCCCGTCTTCGTACCGGGCCCTCAGGAGCGCCGTGTCCAGCCTGGCGCGCATCGACGACTTCTTCTGCGAAAAGATCGGTTCGGGCTTCTTCTCGGAGGTCTTCAAG GTGCAGCATCGGATCACAGGGCAGGTGATGGCCCTTAAAATGAACACCCTGGCCAGCAACAAAGCCAACATGCTACGAGAAGTGCAGCTAATGAACAGGCTGTGCCACCCCAACATACTACG GTTTCTTGGCGTTTGCGTTCACGAAGGCCAATTACATGCTCTGACAGAG TACATAAATGGAggaaacctggagcagctgtTGGACAGTGACCTCTACCTGTCGTGGAGCGCCAGAATTCGTCTGTCCCTGGACATTGCCCGAGGGCTTCACTACCTGCACAGCAAGGGCGTCTTTCACCGAGACCTCACCTCCAAG AACTGTCTGGTACGCTGTGAAAATGGCACCTTCACCGCCGTGGTGGGCGACTTTGGCCTGGCTGAGAAGATCCCCGATTACAG TGACGACGCTGGCAAACAGCCTTTAGCCATCGTGGGCTCCCCCTACTGGATGGCTCCTGAAGTTCTGAGAGGGGAGCTGTACAACGAGAAG GTGGACGTTTTTGCGTACGGCATCATCCTGTGCGAGATCATCGCTCGGATCGAGGCCGACCCAGACATCTTACCCCGGACGGAG GACTTCGGTCTGCACGTGGACGCGTTTGCCAGGATGGTGGGCGATTGCCCGGCCGCGTTGTTCAACCTGGCCGTCAGCTGCTGTAAC ATGAGCGCGGAGAAGCGGCCCTGCTTCGCCGACATCGTCGTGGAATTGGAAGCCATGAACGAGGGGGAAGAGAAGCCAGCTGCACTCG AGACCCCAGAAGTGGACGTCAGCCCGTACCGGCGCCGCAGCTCTCCTTGTTACCCAGGCAACCGCAACCACCAGTCACAAGGCCTGGCGAGGAGTCAGTCGGACGTGCTGCGGCCAGCGGGCTTTACTTCCCCCCACCACGGAACCCCAGCCCGGGTCAACCCGTTCTCTCTCAGGCAAGACCTGAACGGGGGGCGCTGTAAGCTCTTGGACACGCCCAGCAAGTCGGTCATCTCATTGACCTTCACCCTGCCGGCGCTTCGGGACCCGTGCGCCCCCCAACACCTCTGCAGGTCGTTGCCAAGGAGATGCCAGTCCCTCCCCTGTACACCGGAGCTGGGTAGGAGCCTATCCTTGTCCAGGGAGGTGGACggtctggagctggaggaaggtggtgTTAGAAGAACGGGCGCATGGGTGGAAGGTGACAACGGGAGAGACGAGGAAAGGGTTAAAAACGGAATTCTGCCGGGAGACGAAGCCGAGGGGAGCAAGTCGACACGAAAGGAAGTTACCCTGGAAGACGACTCGGGCCTTCTGGAGTTAGGGACGTTGTCTCTGGAACGcttagaggaagaggaggaggcaagCGTGCGCCTGACTGAACCTATGGACTGCACCAAGTCTCCCATAGAGTCCATATGTGACAAACCCAGCgccacttcctcctccgctTTCCAAACCAATGGCTGGACACTTCCCGTCTTCAGCGGCCCGCCGTTGCTGCCTCCGCTACCGCGACTGGACAACAACAACCGCTTGGCCGCCATGATGGGCCGGCGCTGCGGCGGGGGGGGCGCGTCCAACAGTTACAGCGAAGGCCACTTTATGACATCAGACCCCGGCGGCACATCCGAGCAGGACGACGTGGTGtcctgtcccagctgctgcctggttGGTCTGAATTTCCCCTCGGTGTGCCTCCGCGGTTCTGCCGCCGTGCCCGCCCAACGTCAGAGGGCGTCCTTGCTGTGTCGGCGGTCCTATCGCAACCTGAACGGCCCCATatccggcagcagcagctccacgccCACCACCGCCCCGCCGTCCGTCAGAGTCCTGCTCTGCCGCGGGACAAACGGCCTCGGAGGGGCGGGACTCTCGTTGCCACACGAGACGGGCCAGTCGCTGCCAGAAGCCCAAACATATGTGTCCTAG
- the LOC130527888 gene encoding E3 ubiquitin-protein ligase TRIM39-like, with amino-acid sequence MALAGAFLCEDQFTCSICLEVFENPVSTPCGHSFCQRCISSYWDGGRGGNRVYFCPICKESFRKRPELHINRTLKEITEQFKHIASAGSPEEGGDGGGLGRGSGKDPVSQSHLTLTQRPGEMPESVIAEMMTRFQRMPPPAGPHAPGSVQHPESPVADPPPYHTPPPRRYTLSGPSSSSPPLPLCPVHLRGLEFFCRTDNICICSTCVDKADHRGHNITPAKREWQIRKSQLGISETELRDLLSEREKKVEEIQESLEEIQAVAESQTDGAVGVFSKFISSVERCQADVLEVIELSRRAAEHRAQSLLKELEEEISELKNRSAALSLLTRSEDYVHFLKTFPGLSTHPPTKDWTGACVESELTSGAALRTVGQVMEQMQEEMQKLPESCQRILSDKSAPRTNPKTRRVQEYAADITLDPYTAHPRLLISPDGKQVFCGERHQQIPDNPERFDRVVCVLAHQGFSSGRHYWEVDVGGKSDWDLGVASRSVNRKGKITVSPAHGYWFLSLRDQTEYAFRTEPSTSLTVSIRPSRVGIYVDFEKGVVSFYNVEARLLIYTFTDTFPDTIYPFFSPCTNKSGRNEAPLIIRPVANTE; translated from the exons aTGGCGCTGGCTGGAGCATTTCTGTGTGAGGATCAGTTCACGTGTTCCATCTGTCTCGAGGTCTTCGAGAACCCCGTCTCGACTCCATGTGGACACAGCTTCTGTCAGAGGTGCATCTCGTCCTACTGGGACGGAGGACGAGGGGGCAACCGTGTTTATTTCTGTCCCATTTGCAAGGAGTCCTTCCGCAAACGTCCAGAGCTTCACATCAACCGCACCTTGAAGGAAATCACCGAGCAGTTCAAGCACATCGCGTCCGCCGGGAGTCCGGAGGAAGGAGGGGACGGTGGAGGGCTCGGAAGAGGGTCGGGGAAGGATCCTGTCTCCCAGTCTCACCTGACTCTGACGCAGAGGCCAGGGGAGATGCCCGAGAGCGTCATCGCCGAGATGATGACGCGTTTTCAAAGAATGCCTCCGCCAGCAGGGCCTCACGCTCCAGGAAGTGTCCAGCATCCAGAGAGTCCAGTTGCTGACCCACCACCCTACCACACACCACCTCCACGCCG GTACACTCTGAGCGGTCCGAGCAGCTCGTCCCCTCCTCTGCCTTTGTGTCCCGTCCACCTGAGAGGCCTGGAGTTCTTCTGTCGCACTGACaacatctgcatctgcagcacATGTGTGGACAAAGCAGATCACCGGGGACACAACATCACCCCCGCCAAGAGGGAGTGGCAGATCAGAAAG TCCCAGTTGGGTATTTCTGAGACGGAGCTGAGGGATCTCCTCAgcgagagggagaagaaggtgGAGGAAATACAAGAATCCTTAGAGGAGATACAG GCTGTGGCTGAAAGCCAGACAGATGGAGCCGTGGGCGTCTTCTCCAAGTTCATCTCAAGCGTGGAGCGCTGTCAGGCAGACGTCCTGGAG GTGATCGAGCTGAGTCGGCGTGCGGCTGAGCACAGAGCTCAGAGCctcctgaaggagctggaggaggagataagTGAGCTGAAGAACAGGAGCGCGGCCCTGAGCCTGCTGACTCGGTCTGAGGACTACGTGCACTTTCTCAAG ACATTTCCTGGCCTGTCCACACACCCGCCGACAAAGGACTGGACTGGAGCGTGCGTGGAGTCCGAACTGACCTCAGGGGCCGCTCTCAGGACCGTCGGTCAGGTTATGGAGCAGATGCAGGAAGAGATGCAGAAACTGCCGGAAAGCT GTCAGCGGATCCTGTCGGACAAATCTGCGCCCAGGACGAACCCAA AAACCAGGAGGGTTCAGGAATATGCAG cCGATATCACTTTGGACCCCTACACGGCCCATCCTCGCCTCCTCATCTCACCGGACGGTAAGCAGGTGTTCTGTGGCGAGCGGCACCAGCAGATCCCCGACAACCCAGAACGTTTTGAtcgggtggtgtgtgtgctggcccACCAGGGCTTCAGCTCGGGGCGCCATTACTGGGAG GTGGACGTTGGGGGGAAGTCCGATTGGGACCTGGGAGTGGCGAGCAGATCCGTCAACAGGAAGGGCAAGATCACCGTAAGCCCCGCCCACGGCTACTGGTTCCTCAGTCTGCGCGATCAGACTGAATACGCCTTCCGAACCGAGCCGTCGACCAGCCTGACGGTCAGCATCAGACCGTCCCGAGTTGGGATCTACGTGGACTTTGAGAAGGGGGTGGTGTCCTTCTACAACGTGGAGGCCAGACTTCTCATCTACACCTTCACAGATACTTTTCCTGACACCATCTATCCATTCTTCAGCCCCTGCACCAATAAATCGGGAAGGAACGAGGCGCCGCTGATCATCCGTCCTGTTGCAAACACAGAATGA
- the tmx2b gene encoding thioredoxin-related transmembrane protein 2-B has protein sequence MALLTPLFAFLYHLPQVYKWLLKPYYVASLFMSIAFLAVRKTPGICEHLSTQREDGNPCDFDWREVEILMFLSAIVMMKNRRAITVEQHVGNIILFSKVANVILFFRLDIRMGLLYLTLCIVFLMTCKPPLYMGPEYIKYFSDKTIDDELERDNRVTWIVEFFANWSPECQSFASVYADLSLKYNCTGLKFGKVDIGRYGEVSKKYKVSTSPLSKQLPSLVLFQGGKEVMRRPQVDKKGRAVSWSFTEENIIREFNLNELYQKSKKLNKSKGDKESLSQFPPVPEEEEPSTAEESETKKDK, from the exons ATGGCTCTACTGACGCCGTTGTTCGCTTTCTTGTACCACCTGCCGCAGGTGTACAAATGGCTACTGAAGCCGTACTATGTAGCATCGCTGTTTATGTCGATAGCCTTTCTAGCCGTCCGGAAGACGCCTGGCATCTGCGAACATTTGTCCACACAGCGAGAGGACGGCAACCCCTGTGACTTTGACTGG AGAGAGGTGGAGATCCTCATGTTCCTCAGTGCCATCGTCATGATGAAGAATAGACGTGCAA TCACTGTGGAGCAGCACGTGGGCAACATCATCCTGTTTAGCAAAGTGGCCAATGTCATTCTGTTCTTCAGACTGGATATCAGGATGGGACTGCTGTACTTGACGCTGTGCATAG tgtTTCTGATGACCTGCAAGCCTCCGCTCTACATGGGACCAGAGTATATCAAATACTTCAGTGACAAAACCATCGAT GACGAGCTGGAGAGGGACAATCGTGTGACGTGGATCGTTGAATTCTTTGCCAACTGGTCTCCAGAGTGTCAGTCCTTTGCTTCAGTCTATGCAGATCTCTCCCTGAA GTATAACTGCACTGGCCTCAAGTTCGGCAAAGTGGACATTGGGCGATACGGAGAGGTTTCCAAAAA GTACAAGGTTTCCACCTCTCCTTTGTCCAAACAGCTTCCCTCACTGGTGTTGTTccagggagggaaagaggtgatGCGTCGCCCTCAGGTGGATAAGAAAGGTCGAGCTGTGTCCTGGAGCTTCACTGAG GAAAACATAATCCGGGAATTCAACTTGAACGAACTCTACCAGAAATCCAAAAAGCTCAACAAAAGCAAAGGCGATAAGGAGAGCCTGTCCCAGTTCCCACCTGtccccgaggaggaggagcccagcaCAGCGGAAGAGTCTGAAACCAAGAAGGACAAATAG